CCTAAAGCTTCTGAGGTCGAGGCTGAAAAAGAACGTGTGCTTTCGTACGCGTCTGTTCGGCTGACGGCAAAAGACGCCTTGAAGCAGATTACTCTCGAGACCTTGGAAAAGCTTGGATGGACGCCTCCTGATGAACAGATAGAAATCAGCTCGAGCCAGGCCGACAATCTGCGTGTCGATCGACCGTTAGGTCAAACCGGACGCTTTGGCCCGTCCGGCGACCTCGTGTGAGGATGCCGCAAGAGTTTTCTGAGGTGACCCGCTGAATTCTGTACGGACAACCATATGATCGATGCGGTCGCAGAACAGATTGCGGCACTCAAGGACCAGGATTGGGCTATCCGCCAGGAGGCAGCCGGTCTTCTCGGTACCTTCAAAGACCCCTGTGCTGTCGCTCCTCTGGTGGCACTATTACGAGACCCGGACCGTTCAGTACGGGACGCGGCAATTGAAGCGTTGCGCTCGATCGGAGCGCCGGCCGTCGAGACGGTGGGAATCTGCCTCACGGATCCTGATCTCTCGGTTCAGGAATCAGCCTCGGCAATCTTGACCACCATTGCTGATGAGCGGGTGCTTGCTCCGCTTATCCAGTCGCTGCTCAGCAGCGACTGGATCATTCGGATGCATGCGGCCAAGGCGTTGGGGCGGATGCGGAACGCCGACTCGGTTGAGCCGCTCATTCCTCTGCTTCAAGACAAGGTCAAAGCGGTTCGTGAGGAAGCGGCCGCTGCGCTGGCCGCCATCGGCGATGCGGCGATTCCATCCCTCTTGAAGGCGCTGCAGCATGAGGACTGGCTCGTTCGGCTCCATGCGGTGGAATCGTTGGGGAAGGCTCAAGCCACACAGGCTGTGGAACCTCTGTTGTCTGTGTTATTCAACGATCGAGATTCGGCGGTTCGCGAAGATGCCGTGCGAGCGCTTGGCGAGATCGGCGATCCGCAAGCGGTTGAATTCCTATTTACGGCGATGCAGGAGCCCGGATTGCGGACATTGGCGGTTGAAGCGCTTGGCTGCATCGGTGATGTTCGTGCGGTTCCTGTGCTGATCGACATCGTCACAGGAGCCAGTCCTCCCCCGGTGACGAGGGTGGTGGCCGGCTGTGGAGATCAATGGAGCGAAGAGGTGATCACGCAAGGCGCGGCGGCCCGAGCGCTCGGCGCCATCGGCGACGACAGGGCAATCCCCGCGCTCGTCTCGGCACTGAATCAGACCTTCACGAGAACGGAAGCGGCGTCGGCGCTGGCTAAATTCGGCGCGAAGGTCATCCCATCGCTGCTTCCCCTGCTTCACGAGCCTCGCGATGAAAATCTCCTGTTTCATGTCCGTGAAACCTTGGCGTCAGCAGGATGGAGAACCGGCAGGCGATCACAGGCCGGTAAAACATAGTTTCAGGATTAGACCGTTCCGCTACCGAATGTCATGCCGAAAGAAGCGATTGAGACGCTGGTCTCCGAACTGATCCATGAAGAGGATTGGCGCCGTATGCGAGCGACGGCCGCCTGTGTGGCCGGCGGTCCTCGTTCGGTGCAGGCGCTCATCGAAGCTTTACGGTCCGGCCCTACCGAACTGAAGAAAGAAGCGGCGGCGATGCTGGCAAGAATCAAGGACCCACATGCCGGTGTGGCCCTGGTCGGACTCCTTGAGGATCATGAAGAGGTCGTCCGGGAAGCAGGTGCGGCAGCTCTTGAACAGATGGCGGGTGTGCTCGATATGGACACGGCCAGGGCATTAGTTTCATTACTGCCGAAAACTTTGGAAAGCCAGGAACGGCAGACTCTGACCCACCTGATTGGGGCGATTCCCACATCCGTCCTCCCCCTCTGCGAAATGCTCAAACATCGAGACGAGGATGCGCAGGTCGCAGCCGCATTGATGCTGGATCAATTGTTGGATCCCCGTTCCATCGACGCGTTCATCGATGCCATGGGCCAGCCGGCTGTGCGAGATATCGCGGTCGGGACATTGAAGAAGCTGAGCGCAATCCGTGAACGAATCGATGAGACATTCAATGCGTTGCGGGAGGTCGAAGGAGCCGGTGAGCGCGAGGAAGCGCGAATGGCGACGGTCATCGACCTGCTTGGGATCGGGCGCCCGAGCGTGGAAATCCTTATCGAGTATTTGGAAGACGACGACTGGCTCGTGCGCGAGGCAGCGGCTGACTTACTGGGAAAAATAGGCGATGTGCGAGCCGTAGAACCATTGATGAAGCGGCTGGAACAGGACAAGGATACTGGAGTCAAGGAGTTGGCGATCAAAGCCCTTGGGCTGATCGGCGATGCGCGCCCCGCCCGCCTCTATTTAGACGCCATTCCCATCCGGCCACTGAGGGTGTATGCCATGGAGGCCTTGGCCAAGATCAAGGAAGTGGGGATCTTGCGTCCACACAAGGAACTCTTTGACCGACTCCGAACGGATCGTGACGGCCTGGTGGCCTATAATGCCGGTTTGATCGCCGACAAGCTCGAAGCCATCACGGCCATGGAAAGCCAGGCTGGCAAAGAGGATATTCAGAATGGCTGAACAGGGCGCTTCCGAGCGAATCGAACAACTCATACGGGCATTGCACGATGAGAACGAAGCGTTGCGCGAGCACGCCATCGCGAGCCTCGGTCAGAGCGGACCGGAGGCACTGCCTCGGTTGATCGACCTGATGACCGATGAAGATGCGGTGATTCGGGAGGCCGCCACCAGTGCGGTTGTACGGATAGGCCCCTCCGTCGTCGACTCGATGATCGACGCGCTGCAAGATGACTCTTGGGCGATCCGGGAACAGGCGGCCTCGGCGCTCGGCAAGTTGCGGGACAGGCGCGCCGTCGATCACCTAGTCAGAGCAATGAAGGATCGTGACGGCGCTGTGCGGACGGCAGCCCTGTGGGCGCTCGAGCGGATCGGCGATCCACAAGCAGTGCCGGGGGTCATCGAGGCCCTCATGGACAGCACCCTGCGCGAGGACGCAGCCCGAGTCTTGAAGAAGATCGGCGACGTGCGGGCGGTCGAGGCGCTGATCGATGGACTCTTGGGTTCCAATTGGATGGTTCGCCGCCATGCGGCGGAGGCGCTGGGCAAGATCGGCGATCGCCGAGGAGTCACCCCGTTGATAGAGTCGCTGCAAGACGAGGACTGGCTGGTCAGACGCAACGCCGCCGAATCACTAGCGCGGCTTGGCGCGAAAGAAGCCATTCAACCCTTGCTGAGGCTGCGCGAGGACGAAAACACCATGGTCCAGGAAACCGTTGAGGCCGTGCTGGCCAGTCTCGGCTGGACTCCTGAACCGCAATAATTTACCCCGATAAGAGGATACATGCCCATGGCAGAAGAAGCTCCAAAGCTGATTCAGATCGTTCCGAAAGGCGGAGACAAGAAAGACGGTTTCAACTTGGTGACAGAGCGCGTTGTGGCGGTCAACCCCGAGAGCAGACAGCTCGAGGTCGAACTCTTGGCTTACGACGGTAAGACGGTCTTGTTGGAGGTGGACGAAGAGGCGCTGGAGGACCTCAAGAGGATCAGGGTGGGAGACGGTGCCACCATTCGAGTAGTGGAAGAAAACGGCAAGCGGGTCGCGAAGCACTTTAAGATTCGCCCCAAAGACCCAAACGCTGCCAGAGCCGACGCCATGTTGCTTGACCTGAGAGATTCACACTGGCTGAATCGAAAGTACGCAGCGGAGGTCTTGGGCGAGTTGAAAGATCCGCGTGCCGTCGATCCCTTGGTAGAGGCGTTGACCGATGAAGTCGGTGACGTGCGGCAACGGGCCTATGATTCGTTGATCAAGCTCGGTGGCCCATCCGTGCCTTCGCTGATTCCGTTATTGGTGTCCGAAGAAGACGAAATTCGTCAATCCGCCACCGAGATTCTACGAAAGATCGGCAAACCGGCCGTCGAGCCGCTGGCAACGGCGTTGACCGACGCCGATGATCGGCTGAAGACCCGCATCATGAAGGTGCTCGATCGAATGGGGTACAAGCCGAAAACCAAGGAACAGGTCAAACCCGAACTGCCGCGACTGACCTAGCTCCGTTCAGGGATTGTTCCTGGGACTCCGTGCGGTACGTCCCACGGAGATATGCGTGAAGCCGGCAGCCGCGACGCGTTCGGGATCATAGACGTTTCGGAGATCAAGCAAGACAGGACCCCGCATGACCGACTTCAACTTTCCAAAATCCAGGTTTCGAAGCACATTCCACTCGGTCATAATCACCAGTGCGTCAGCCCCTTCGGCTGCATGGTAGGCATCTCGGCAGGGCTGGAGTTCAGGCATCATCCGGCAGGCTTCTGCCAGAGCCTCAGGGTCGTACGCGCGGATGACCGCACCATCTGCTATGAGGGCTCGACCGATCAACAAGGCCGGGGCTTCTCTGAGATCGTTGGTATTCGGTTTGAAGGAGAGTCCGAGCATCGCCAACGTCTTTCCTTTCAATCCCCCCAACGCCTCTCGAATCTTGTCGATCATCCGTCCTCGTTGGCTGTCGTTCACCCGTGAGGCGGCGGAGGCAATTTGCATCGAATAGCCATGGCGCTCGCCGGTCTGGATGAGCGCGACAAGATCCTTGGGAAAACACGATCCTCCGAAACCAGGCCCCGCATGAAGGAACTTCGCCCCGATGCGATGATCCAGCCCCATGCCCTTGGCCACCATTTGAACATTGGCTCCGACTTTTTCGCAAAGATTGGCGATCTCGTTGATAAACGAAATCTTCGTGGCCAAGAACGCATTGGACGCGTACTTGATGAGCTCGGCCGTCGGACCATCCGTCACGACGATCGGTGTTTCGATCAGATAGAGGGGACGATAGAGATCTTTCATGATGGCAACCGCCTGATCGCTGTCCGCCCCGATCACGACGCGATTCGGCCGCATGAAGTCTTCAATCGCCGACCCTTCTCGGAGAAACTCCGGATTCGAAACCATATCGAACCGAAAGGGATTCGTCTGAGCGTTCGTGATGACCTCACGAAGTGTTGCACCGGTGCCTACCGGAACCGTGGACTTGGTCACGATCACCTTGTAACTGGTCATGTGACGCGCAATCCCTTTACCGACCTCCTCGACATACGAGAGATCGGCCGAGCCGTCACCCCTCGGCGGCGTTCCAACGGCGATAAAGATGACGAGAGCCTTCTCGACGGCCTTGGCGATGTCAGTGGTAAAGTTCAACCTGCCTTCTTTGATCCCTTTGGCGACCAGGTCCGCAAGACCCGGCTCATAAAACGGGACCTCGCCCTTCTCAAGCTTTTCGATTCTTCGGCTGTCGCTGTCCATGCAGGTGACGTGGACGCCGAATTCGGCAAAGCAGGCGCCCGTCACCAAACCGACATACCCAGTACCAATCACGCTAATGTGCATCGAACGACCCTCCTAACTGGCAAAAGCAGCGGAAGTATAACAGCCAGTGCGAATGCGGGCAACGAATCTATGCCTACTTGTCGTTGCGGCCCGTTCGTTGACTCTCGGAAAATGCGTTGAGTACAATCCGACGCCCTCTCTGACACGATAACGAGCGAGACTCTGCACTTTCGTCGAATCGATGGTCTTTCATCCTCCACGAATTCCCCGCTGGTTTTTGCTTTTGACCGCCCTCGTGACCGGTGCGGTCGTGATGGCATTGGAAATCCTTGGCAGTCGTTTATTGGCTCCCGTCTTTGGCAGTTCGCTGTTTGTCTGGGGCGCTCTGATAGGCGTGATTCTGGCCGCCATGAGCAGTGGCTACGCGTTCGGCGGTTGGGTCTCCGACCGTTATACCGGCGGAGGAGTGCTGGCCGGACTATTGCTTTTTTCCGGAAGTTGGACGTTTCTTGTGGCTTGGGCGAACCAACCCATTTTGTTTGAGATCGAGAAGATGGTGCAGGACCCTCGCTGGGGCCCTTGCCTCGCCGCAACCGTACTCCTCGCACCCCCCGCATTCGGGCTCAGCGGCGTCTTGCCGGCCATGTTGCGTCTGGCAGTACCCGACATGGATCACCTCGGTCGACAGACAGGCCGCATGATCGCCTTATCGACCGTCGGCAGTCTTGCCGGCACCTGGGGCACTGCATTCTTTTTCCTATCCTGGCTCGGAAGCCAATCGGTGATGGCCTGGCTGGGCAGTATTCAGGTCGGGCTTGGGGTCTTATGGCTCGCAAAAGGAACCTCGACCAGTCGGGTCGTACTGCTGATCATTCTCGGCTGTTGCACCCTCCTGGGAGCGATAGCCCTCCACCCACTCCAACGACTGAAGACCCCCATCTATCAAGAGGAAAGTCCATACCAGCAAGTCCGTATCCGCGAAGATGATCTCTTCCGGTATCTCGTGTTGGATCGTACGTTTCACGCCACCATGTGGAAAGTCGACCCGACTTCCCTTTTCCTCCCCTACAGCCAAATGATGGTGTCTTCGCTGGCACTCGTGTCCGAGCCGAAGCGCGGCCTCATTCTCGGTCATGGCGGCGGTTCGTTGGCGAAGTGGTTGGCACGACACTGGCCTGCGTTGGAGCTTGATGTTGTGGAATTCGACCCGGTCGTCGTCCGCATGGCCGAAGAGTATTTTGACTATCGCCCGCCTGCCAATCATCACCTCTTTGTGAAGGACGGTCGAGCCTTTCTCAACTCGACGGGCCACACGTACGATGTCATGTGGATCGATGCATTCGCACGAGACATGATCCCTTTTCACCTCACCACGACGGAGTTTTACTCGTTGGTACGAACGCGCCTGAATCAGGAGGGAATCGTCGCGGTGAATCTGGCGTCGTCCGGCAAGGAAGGTGATCTCGCTCGAGCCGCCGCGGTCGTCCAAACCATGAAACAGGCCTTTCCCGTCCTCACCACCTTCGCCGTCGAGGGGCCGTGGAAGACAGGCATGACCCCGGCGAAGAATTTGATCTTCTTTGGAGGCCGTCTCATCGAGCATGAATCGCCGGACAGTCTCATGGCAAAGATTACGGACATGGCGACGAATCGGCGCCTGCCGATGGAAACGATCGCGCTGTTGAATACACGTCGAACCGAGCCCTGGCCCCCCGGCGTCGTGCTGAGCGACGACTTTGCCCCCTACGATCTGCTCCTTGGGCGGGAACGATCACAATTGGTGGAATGAGGATGGTTCTATTCGTCTGAATGCTGAGCAGGTTGAGAGACTCCCAGCTCGTGGCAGCCGCTCCAGGTGTGAATGCTTTTGTCACCGCCCTCGATAAGAAGTCGAAGCACCTCGACGATTTCTGCCTGTCTTTTTAGGAAATACCGGGCGGAGGAACCGTTCTTCTTGCCGATTCGCACGGTGACGATGCGGGCATCTCGTAGCGCAAAGACATCTTCATCGGTTTCGTCATCTCCCACGTAGAGAGCGCCGCTACAGTCAAGTCGACGCATGTACTCCAACAAGGCCGTACCCTTGTGTGATGCCGTCGGCGGCATCACATTGACGACGCACTTCCCGAGGACAATGCGGGGTGGAGGAGACAATTCGGCAACGATTCGAGAGATGAGCGCCCGCGCCTCATCTCGCCGATCGGCGGTTCGATAATGGAATGAGAGCGAGTAGAACTTCTCCTCGACGAGCACTCCACTTCGAGCCAGTTCGTCCTGAAATCGTTCGTTGATCAATTGCAGCCATCCGGAACTGGTTTCTCGGACTTGCTGTATGTCTTCTCGGCGCGCATGAGGGCCTTCTGAGCCATGATTCCCGATCAAGTGGGGAACGGCGGTCCCGACACGTGAGCGCAAGTCCTCCACGGAGCGTCCGGAGATAATGGCGATGGGAGCGCGCTTCGCGAGTTCCTCAAGCCGGACACGGATGGGACGCGTCATCCTGGCAGCGGGAGGATCTCGGACGATTTTCGCCAAGGTCCCGTCGAAATCAAACGCAAACAAAGAACGCACTTTCAAAAGCGCCTCAAGGTCGTTTCTTCCTGTTTCCGTCAACAAATAGTCCATCGTCCGTCCATCAATTCAGCAAGCTCGGCCGCCGCACATGTTTCATGACTCGCTCCTTTTGTCTCATGCGGGCCGCATCGATGAGCATGCGACCGGCCCAGCGGTACACATTGAACTCCTGAATCAGTCCCCGCATACTCTGCATCCTGGCCCGCTGTTCCAGCTTCGGCATCGTCAGGCCAAGGTGGAGCGCGGCGGCAAACTGGTCGATGTCGTAGGGATTGATCACGAGCGCCTCCGTCAGTTCACGAGCGGCTCCCGTAAATTGACTCAGAATCAACACTCCTTGCTCGTCGTCCCGAGCACCGACGAATTCTTTGGCGACCAAATTCATGCCGTCATGGAGACTGCTGACCACGCACAGGTCCGCGCCACGGTAACACTCATGGACCTGTGCCGGCTCATGATGCTGAATCCTCAGGCAGATCGGTTCATAGCCGTCCCGCCCAAACCGCTTGTTGATCTGCTCGGCCAGTGCAGAGACTTGGCCGGTAAAATGGTGGTACTGCTCGATCGTTGAACGGCTGGGGGCTGCGATCTGAACAAACGTAAATTTCCCGATCCATTCCGGCAGCAATTCCAGCAACCGTTCTACGGCCATGAACCGTTCCAGGATCCCCTTCGTATAATCAAGCCGTTCCACCCCGAGACCGACAAGACGATCGGGAGGCATCCCATAGGTCTCGCGGAGTTTGGCTCGGCATTCCGGGACCGGCCGTTGCTCATGGAGCCATTGCAACGGCCACTCGATAGAAATCGGATAGGGGTTGACCGCCGTCAACTTGCCCCCATAAGAGACCGTCGAACTGTTTCGATCGATCCGCGCCTCAAGCAACCGATCGATACTATCGATAAAATTGTTGCAATGAACCCTGGTGTGGAAGCCCAGAATGCTGCTTCCGAGCAGCCCTTCCAGAATTTCTTCGCGCCAGGGACAGATCCCAAAGCTTTCCGCGTTCGGCCATGGAATGTGCCAGAACATGATGATCGTCGCGGTCGGCAATTTATCTCGAATCAGCTTCGGCAGCAGCGCAAGATGGTAGTCCTGAACAAGGACGACCGGATTGTCGGTGGTGGCCTCCTCATAGACGGCCTGAGAAAATCGCTCGTTGATGGCCACATAGTGTTTCCAATCCGATGAACGGAACGTAGGCCGGACATGGGCGATATGACAGAGCGGCCACAATCCCTCGTTGGCGAACCCGTAATAGTATCCGGCCTCCTCTTCCGCAGTGAGCCACACGCGGCGGATCTCATAGCTGGGATGCGCCGGCGGCACCGCGACATGGTCTCGTCCGTCCACCACTTCCCGATCGGCAGAACCGTTCCCATGCGCGATCCATACGCCGGAGCAGGCACGCATCACCGGTTCGAGCGCCGAAACAAGCCCGCTCGCCGGTACCTGTAGGACGATGTTTCGATCCTGCCAGTAGTGGGCATAGGGCTGTCGGTTAGACACAATCAACACCTGATCGCCCGCGAGCTGCTCGTGAAGGATCGTCTTGAGGCTGCTCGGGGTCCACGAAATCTGGCTCTCATCGCGCATGCGGCGATCAGATTCTAGAGCCTGCACCAACGAGCGCAAGTCCTTCGCCAAGGGCCGGAGTTCCGGAGCATGCTGTTCATGGGCCAGCGGGGTCAACAGCCTTTCTCCTTTCAACATGGCCCGAACTCCGGTCATCCATCCTTTCCAAATGAAATGTGCCACCAACACGGTGACCAGCGAGATGACGGCTGTCAGTCCTGCAAACAGATAGAAGACGTACCGTTTTGTATCGCTGCTTCGTTGTTGGATAAAACTCATATCGTGGATGAGTAGAAGACGGCCCAACCGGCGCCCGTTTGCTTCGATCAAGGCAGAAGTGATATGGAGGGGTCCGCTGCTGAATGACCTGACAGTGGACGAGTCGGATGCAAAATCGAGTGTAGCCTTACAGGTGACGTCCTGCGGGTATGCCTGGGTCTCATAAAGCAGATGGTGGTCGAGATCGCAAAATCCCAGGGCGTACATTCGTTCGTCCTGAAGAATGCGCGTAAAATAGGCCAGGATCTTGTCCTTTGAATTGGTTACCAAGAGGTCTGCAAGTGGGACCTCCATCGTATTGACCATGAGTTTCGATCGCATGTCGAGATCTCGCACAAACCATTTCAATTCAAGCGAGTCGACAAGAGGGATTACGCCATAGGCGATCACTCCCAACACGATCACTAACGGGAGAACGAACCGAAGTGAGAGCCGCAAGAACCTCATGGGAACAAGTTAGTGTACTTGCCCTGAGAAATCAAATGCGTTCCGGTGTGGACTCGTACTGACTCATCGGTCATTGTCCGGCAATTTCCCACAGGCCTATTCGCCCATAGACGCGATCAACGCCTCATTCGTCGTCACTCCTCCATGGAGTGACCTGTTGTAGCTTCCAGCCCATCGACTGGACGATCCGTCGACTTCTTCCGCATCTCTGGAAACCCCCAACCGTCTTCGTAAAGGTTCCCTCACCTGCTCTGCAATAACACCTGCCAAAGGAAGTCCCCGCTCGGGGGGTGTTCCCCGACCTTTGGCCGATACCCTTGGGAGCGCTCACTGGGCGACGCTTTGCCCACCAATGTTGACGCTCAAACCCCAGACGAAAGATGGATCATGACCCCAGCAGCACGGAAGCGATCCTCCGGCCCTTTGCGACTCTACCTTGTCGACGCACATCCTGTGGCTCGGCTTGGATTGCGAGCCTTCTTCGATAGGTACCCGTCCATCAACGTATCGGGGGATGCAACCACGCTTGCCGCTGCCCTACAGGATTTACGGCGCTGCAAGCCTGATGTGCTGATTACAGACAGCTTTCCGATCCCAAAACGAGTGTTGGGTCGACTGCCCACCCTCCGTGTTCTCTATACTTTGGAGTCGCTCGCGCACTGCTCGCTGGTTAGACTTCTGGAGGATCTCACTCACGGACAAGCCGGCTTTGCGTTGAAGAGTCTGACATTGGCCAGGCTTCTGAAAGCCGTGCGTCAGGTTGCAGCAGGACGAAGGTATAGAGACCCAGCCTTCATGCGCCTCGTCAAAGCAGAGCAGCAACCGTCGCAGGCTCTCTCACCGAAGAAGCAGCGACGCCAACCTAACTTGCTTCAAGGTCAGACAAAGGCCCAGAAAAGAACGACGAAGCGCGGGACGCAGAGGCAAAGGAAGAAGTAAACTCCAGGAAGTGCGTATTTCCCGGCCTCCATCCCGATCAACGATGAAGAGTGGGCGCTACGCCCAAGTGAGGTGTGGCGGAACCATCTTGCAGCTGGTTCGAACCTGCTTTCGAGTCTCAAGGCCCTTGACCGTCTCATCCACTCTACTTGAACGCCTGTCGCGTCCCCGCGTGCTCCTATTTGAATTGGACTGCAGGTAGCAAGGGAACGTGCCAAGCACGCTAGGTTTCCAAGACCTGAAGCGCTGCCTATGCTGTCAGCCCCGTCGAGGCAGACTCCCCTGACCGCAAAAGGTGCGGCTTCATGGCTTGCGCCACCAAGCACATTTTTCATCTCAGGACCGCACCTATCCGGCGGAGATTGCCATTGAAATGCTCTCGATCATCACTTGAAAATTACCGCCAAGGGTTTTAGGGTTGGTCATGAAATGGACGGCCTTAGATCGGTACGAGTGTGTGGCCCAACGGGGCCGACCTGTGCCCGTATGTGCTCTAAGCTCCTATGCATCCAGTAAACCGATCATCCTGAACGACGAGCAGATTCTAAATTGAATTGAGTGGAGCCTCGGGGTGGCATGAGACAGGACAAGGATAAGAAGGAGAAGATCGGCGCGTCCGTGCACCAGCTCAGGGTCTCTTTGCGAGAGATTACGCCCTCGATTTGGCGACGCGTGCAAGTGCCTAGCGACATCACCTTGGCGAAGCTGCACCTTGTGTTACAGATCGCGATGGGATGGACCAATTCACACCTGCACAGGTTCAGCATCGGAGGGGTGGACTACGCCGAACCGGACCCGGACGGGCACCTGAATTTTCAGAGCGACCGGCGCGCTCGCCTGAATCATGTGGCACGCGCAAAGCAGAAGTTCGAGTACGAATATGACTTCGGAGATAGCTGGAAGCACGACATCGTCGTGGAGAAGACGCTTCAACCGGAGTCTGGAGCCACCTACCCCTTCTGTTTGGCCGGCGAGCGGGCATGTCCACCTGAGGATTGCGGCGGTCTGTGGGGATATCAGGAATTTCTCGAAGCGATCATGAATCCCGCCCACAGGGAGCACGAGGAGCTGTTGGTCTGGGTAGGCGGCAGCTTTGATCCGGAGATGTTCGATCTGGACGCCGTCAACACATCACTCCGGCGTCTTCGGGTTTGAAGCGATGGCGACTATCAGTTGATGGAGTCCTTCGGAGGCATCACGAAAAAAGACCTCGCGCGAGCTGTCGGAACGCACGAAGTGCGGTATGACACAAATGGAAACACTGAAGGCGTTTATCCGCCCGCCTTAATCCCGATAAAGCGATAAAGAGCGGGCGGCACGCGCAAGCGAGGTTTGGTGGAGGCGAGGGGAGTTGAACCCCTGTCCGAAGATCGTCGGTACACTGCGTCTACATGTGTAGCCGACAATTTAAGCTTCGCAGCCGTCCACGCCCATCGGCAGGCTTAGAACAGCCGCTAGCCCAGAAAAGTCTCGTCTTCAGCCGCTGAGCACCGGCTTGGGACCAGCCCGCTGCATCACGCCATTCCACCCCCGCGGGCCTCAGATGGAACGACGTCTCAGCCTAAATTAGGCTGCGAGTGCCAGTTCTTGATTGGCAGTTGCATTTTCCCGGAGGGTTACGAGTCCCCGAGAGCTCGACATGCGACAGTGACCTCAGTATCCCCGTCGAAACCGGTCGCCCCCTTTGTTCAGGTTGTT
This region of Nitrospira sp. genomic DNA includes:
- a CDS encoding HEAT repeat domain-containing protein, whose amino-acid sequence is MAEEAPKLIQIVPKGGDKKDGFNLVTERVVAVNPESRQLEVELLAYDGKTVLLEVDEEALEDLKRIRVGDGATIRVVEENGKRVAKHFKIRPKDPNAARADAMLLDLRDSHWLNRKYAAEVLGELKDPRAVDPLVEALTDEVGDVRQRAYDSLIKLGGPSVPSLIPLLVSEEDEIRQSATEILRKIGKPAVEPLATALTDADDRLKTRIMKVLDRMGYKPKTKEQVKPELPRLT
- a CDS encoding UDP-glucose/GDP-mannose dehydrogenase family protein; the protein is MHISVIGTGYVGLVTGACFAEFGVHVTCMDSDSRRIEKLEKGEVPFYEPGLADLVAKGIKEGRLNFTTDIAKAVEKALVIFIAVGTPPRGDGSADLSYVEEVGKGIARHMTSYKVIVTKSTVPVGTGATLREVITNAQTNPFRFDMVSNPEFLREGSAIEDFMRPNRVVIGADSDQAVAIMKDLYRPLYLIETPIVVTDGPTAELIKYASNAFLATKISFINEIANLCEKVGANVQMVAKGMGLDHRIGAKFLHAGPGFGGSCFPKDLVALIQTGERHGYSMQIASAASRVNDSQRGRMIDKIREALGGLKGKTLAMLGLSFKPNTNDLREAPALLIGRALIADGAVIRAYDPEALAEACRMMPELQPCRDAYHAAEGADALVIMTEWNVLRNLDFGKLKSVMRGPVLLDLRNVYDPERVAAAGFTHISVGRTARSPRNNP
- a CDS encoding fused MFS/spermidine synthase; the protein is MTALVTGAVVMALEILGSRLLAPVFGSSLFVWGALIGVILAAMSSGYAFGGWVSDRYTGGGVLAGLLLFSGSWTFLVAWANQPILFEIEKMVQDPRWGPCLAATVLLAPPAFGLSGVLPAMLRLAVPDMDHLGRQTGRMIALSTVGSLAGTWGTAFFFLSWLGSQSVMAWLGSIQVGLGVLWLAKGTSTSRVVLLIILGCCTLLGAIALHPLQRLKTPIYQEESPYQQVRIREDDLFRYLVLDRTFHATMWKVDPTSLFLPYSQMMVSSLALVSEPKRGLILGHGGGSLAKWLARHWPALELDVVEFDPVVVRMAEEYFDYRPPANHHLFVKDGRAFLNSTGHTYDVMWIDAFARDMIPFHLTTTEFYSLVRTRLNQEGIVAVNLASSGKEGDLARAAAVVQTMKQAFPVLTTFAVEGPWKTGMTPAKNLIFFGGRLIEHESPDSLMAKITDMATNRRLPMETIALLNTRRTEPWPPGVVLSDDFAPYDLLLGRERSQLVE
- the otsB gene encoding trehalose-phosphatase is translated as MDYLLTETGRNDLEALLKVRSLFAFDFDGTLAKIVRDPPAARMTRPIRVRLEELAKRAPIAIISGRSVEDLRSRVGTAVPHLIGNHGSEGPHARREDIQQVRETSSGWLQLINERFQDELARSGVLVEEKFYSLSFHYRTADRRDEARALISRIVAELSPPPRIVLGKCVVNVMPPTASHKGTALLEYMRRLDCSGALYVGDDETDEDVFALRDARIVTVRIGKKNGSSARYFLKRQAEIVEVLRLLIEGGDKSIHTWSGCHELGVSQPAQHSDE
- a CDS encoding HEAT repeat domain-containing protein, with the protein product MPKEAIETLVSELIHEEDWRRMRATAACVAGGPRSVQALIEALRSGPTELKKEAAAMLARIKDPHAGVALVGLLEDHEEVVREAGAAALEQMAGVLDMDTARALVSLLPKTLESQERQTLTHLIGAIPTSVLPLCEMLKHRDEDAQVAAALMLDQLLDPRSIDAFIDAMGQPAVRDIAVGTLKKLSAIRERIDETFNALREVEGAGEREEARMATVIDLLGIGRPSVEILIEYLEDDDWLVREAAADLLGKIGDVRAVEPLMKRLEQDKDTGVKELAIKALGLIGDARPARLYLDAIPIRPLRVYAMEALAKIKEVGILRPHKELFDRLRTDRDGLVAYNAGLIADKLEAITAMESQAGKEDIQNG
- a CDS encoding HEAT repeat domain-containing protein; protein product: MAEQGASERIEQLIRALHDENEALREHAIASLGQSGPEALPRLIDLMTDEDAVIREAATSAVVRIGPSVVDSMIDALQDDSWAIREQAASALGKLRDRRAVDHLVRAMKDRDGAVRTAALWALERIGDPQAVPGVIEALMDSTLREDAARVLKKIGDVRAVEALIDGLLGSNWMVRRHAAEALGKIGDRRGVTPLIESLQDEDWLVRRNAAESLARLGAKEAIQPLLRLREDENTMVQETVEAVLASLGWTPEPQ
- a CDS encoding HEAT repeat domain-containing protein; translation: MIDAVAEQIAALKDQDWAIRQEAAGLLGTFKDPCAVAPLVALLRDPDRSVRDAAIEALRSIGAPAVETVGICLTDPDLSVQESASAILTTIADERVLAPLIQSLLSSDWIIRMHAAKALGRMRNADSVEPLIPLLQDKVKAVREEAAAALAAIGDAAIPSLLKALQHEDWLVRLHAVESLGKAQATQAVEPLLSVLFNDRDSAVREDAVRALGEIGDPQAVEFLFTAMQEPGLRTLAVEALGCIGDVRAVPVLIDIVTGASPPPVTRVVAGCGDQWSEEVITQGAAARALGAIGDDRAIPALVSALNQTFTRTEAASALAKFGAKVIPSLLPLLHEPRDENLLFHVRETLASAGWRTGRRSQAGKT